From one Catenuloplanes nepalensis genomic stretch:
- a CDS encoding BldC family transcriptional regulator, producing the protein MASRTHEPEPLLTPAEVASMFRVDPKTVTRWAKAGKLSAIRTLGGHRRYRESEVRALLQGQIPAQRQGD; encoded by the coding sequence ATGGCATCGCGTACGCACGAACCAGAGCCGCTACTCACGCCGGCCGAGGTCGCGTCGATGTTCCGTGTCGACCCGAAGACCGTGACTCGGTGGGCGAAGGCGGGCAAGCTCAGCGCAATACGCACGCTGGGCGGCCACCGTCGCTACCGTGAGTCTGAGGTTCGCGCCCTGCTGCAGGGGCAGATCCCCGCGCAGCGTCAGGGTGACTGA
- the amcA gene encoding multiple cyclophane-containing RiPP AmcA, translating to MPEITNARQPDDAAETTNDSVAERVRSAGAGLTALLEEAAEARSRREETSRGDGSSAVCAWNHFENIPTFYNWNNRPPR from the coding sequence ATGCCCGAGATCACCAACGCTCGGCAGCCGGATGACGCCGCCGAGACGACGAACGACTCGGTGGCCGAGCGGGTGCGGAGCGCAGGTGCCGGACTGACCGCGCTGCTCGAAGAGGCCGCGGAGGCACGCTCACGCCGGGAGGAGACGTCCAGGGGTGATGGGTCCAGCGCGGTCTGCGCATGGAACCACTTCGAGAACATCCCGACCTTCTACAACTGGAACAATCGCCCTCCCCGTTGA
- a CDS encoding class I SAM-dependent methyltransferase: MDNLQPVPRPRVGDVFGELLRDAYAIRTGIGPRPLAGGRVPRPVIEIIEREDGLINGAPADQYLAGPDEWQPHDHRAIALARGRVLDIGTGGGRIALALQESGVDVTGLDVSPGAIAVCRRRGLRDTVLASVDEHARDGRRYDTFLLLGNNLGLLEGHHRAAGFLAALAEMAAPGARLIAHGTDPYGTTDPVHVGYHELNRSRGRLGGQLRLRLRYRELATDWFDYLVCSVDELRGLVEGTRWRITDVDDVDRPYYLATLTLDG; this comes from the coding sequence GTGGACAATCTACAACCCGTTCCCCGCCCGCGCGTCGGTGACGTCTTCGGCGAGCTGCTCCGGGACGCCTACGCGATACGCACCGGCATCGGGCCCCGCCCGCTGGCCGGCGGCCGGGTGCCGCGCCCGGTCATCGAGATCATCGAACGCGAGGACGGCCTGATCAACGGCGCGCCCGCGGATCAGTACCTGGCCGGGCCGGACGAGTGGCAGCCGCACGACCATCGCGCGATCGCGCTCGCCCGGGGCCGGGTGCTGGACATCGGCACCGGCGGCGGCCGGATCGCGCTGGCGCTGCAGGAGTCGGGTGTGGACGTGACCGGGCTGGACGTCTCGCCCGGCGCTATCGCGGTCTGCCGGCGGCGCGGCCTGCGCGACACCGTGCTGGCCTCGGTCGACGAGCATGCCCGCGACGGGCGCCGCTACGACACGTTCCTGCTGCTCGGCAACAATCTCGGGCTGCTGGAGGGTCATCACCGCGCGGCCGGCTTCCTGGCGGCGCTGGCCGAGATGGCCGCGCCCGGCGCCCGGTTGATCGCGCACGGCACCGACCCGTACGGCACCACGGATCCGGTGCACGTCGGCTATCACGAGCTCAACCGGTCGCGGGGGCGGCTCGGCGGGCAGCTGCGGCTGCGGCTGCGCTACCGGGAGCTCGCCACGGACTGGTTCGACTACCTGGTCTGTTCCGTGGACGAGCTGCGTGGGCTCGTCGAGGGGACACGCTGGCGGATCACCGATGTGGACGACGTGGATCGGCCCTATTACCTCGCCACGCTGACCCTGGACGGCTGA
- the purM gene encoding phosphoribosylformylglycinamidine cyclo-ligase, producing the protein MTHVTERSNDAADGDRQPWQAGAGRNRGKRTVTYADAGVSIHAGERAVELLKNKVRRASRPEVMGDLGGFAGLFRLDAKKYKNPILASSTDGVGTKLVIAQQLNIHDTVGIDLVAMVVDDLVACGAEPLFLLDYIACGEVEPEKVAEIGAGIADGCRYAGCALLGGETAEHPGVLRPDEYDLSATGVGVVEEADLLGRDRVEVGDVVIAMRSSGLHSNGYSLVRHVLLGAGRMRLETVVEEFGRQRTLGEELLTPTKIYAKDCLGMIAECEVRALAHVTGGGIPGNLVRVLPDHVDAVVNRSTWKPQSIFELVQAKGRIEDPEMESTFNMGVGMFAVVSAADADRALAFLAGRGVDAWHAGEIIEGTGTVQMIGQHTRG; encoded by the coding sequence GTGACGCACGTGACCGAGCGATCCAACGACGCGGCGGATGGTGACCGGCAGCCGTGGCAGGCCGGTGCCGGCCGGAACAGGGGAAAGCGCACGGTCACGTACGCGGACGCCGGCGTCTCCATCCACGCCGGTGAACGCGCCGTCGAGCTGCTGAAGAACAAGGTGCGCCGCGCGTCCCGTCCCGAGGTCATGGGTGACCTGGGCGGCTTCGCGGGCCTGTTCCGGCTGGACGCCAAGAAGTACAAGAACCCGATCCTCGCCTCCTCCACCGACGGCGTGGGCACCAAGCTGGTCATCGCCCAGCAGCTGAACATCCACGACACGGTCGGCATCGATCTGGTCGCCATGGTCGTCGACGACCTGGTCGCCTGCGGTGCTGAGCCGCTGTTCCTGCTCGACTACATCGCCTGCGGCGAGGTCGAGCCGGAGAAGGTCGCGGAGATCGGCGCCGGTATCGCGGACGGCTGCCGCTACGCCGGCTGCGCGCTGCTCGGTGGCGAGACCGCCGAGCACCCGGGCGTGCTCCGCCCGGACGAGTACGACCTGTCCGCCACCGGCGTCGGCGTCGTCGAGGAGGCCGACCTCCTCGGCCGGGACCGCGTCGAGGTCGGCGACGTCGTGATCGCGATGCGCTCGTCCGGCCTGCACTCCAACGGCTACTCGCTGGTCCGCCACGTGCTGCTCGGCGCCGGCCGCATGCGCCTGGAGACGGTCGTCGAGGAGTTCGGCCGCCAGCGCACGCTCGGCGAGGAGCTGCTCACCCCCACCAAGATCTATGCCAAGGACTGCCTGGGCATGATCGCCGAGTGCGAGGTGCGCGCGCTCGCGCACGTCACCGGCGGCGGCATCCCCGGCAACCTGGTCCGCGTCCTTCCCGATCACGTCGACGCGGTGGTCAACCGCTCCACCTGGAAGCCGCAGTCGATCTTCGAGCTGGTTCAGGCCAAGGGCCGGATCGAGGACCCGGAGATGGAGTCGACGTTCAACATGGGCGTCGGCATGTTCGCCGTCGTCTCGGCCGCCGACGCCGACCGCGCGCTCGCGTTCCTGGCCGGCCGCGGCGTCGACGCCTGGCACGCCGGCGAGATCATCGAGGGCACCGGCACGGTGCAGATGATCGGCCAGCACACCCGCGGCTGA
- a CDS encoding PrsW family intramembrane metalloprotease — MSGANEVLPTPEGALSRGALLMPAFWVLALLLAVGAVRMAVFLRESVTIYPVATVVAVVLFALYAVPFWIFVGGLDFLEREPPTLLATAFAWGALVATSVAIPGAGALHNVLAKLVSPEFAADWGAAIAGPTVEETVKVLGVFAIVLVAAAQVNSPLDGAVYGAMVGLGFQVAEDVVFAVNAVAVEGQGDRVSPVVITFFLRGFLAGLWSHTLFGALAGVGVGYLVVRTDRRLTRRAGIALLAFAGSWACHFLWNTPILLDGPVEGALGVLLILVIKGIPPLLLIAYVVRAAHGREADYYVSLLADLGDPEIATEAELRALGSGTRRAAARGYAFGRAGIRGRRVVRRLQQAQAHLAVSLSRANGDDSLGRTGDGSLGPPGGGETADVMRWKREVRAQRARLKRLGHPEARAPEERGGTVRGVFTAAGAVGMLMMIVWAAISALGGR, encoded by the coding sequence GTGAGCGGCGCCAACGAGGTCCTGCCGACACCGGAGGGCGCGCTGAGCCGGGGCGCGCTGCTGATGCCCGCGTTCTGGGTGCTCGCGCTGCTGCTGGCGGTCGGCGCGGTGCGGATGGCCGTGTTCCTGCGCGAGTCGGTCACGATCTACCCGGTCGCCACCGTGGTCGCGGTCGTGCTGTTCGCGCTCTACGCCGTACCTTTCTGGATCTTCGTGGGTGGTCTGGACTTCCTGGAACGTGAACCGCCCACGCTGCTGGCCACCGCGTTCGCCTGGGGCGCGCTGGTGGCGACCTCGGTCGCGATCCCCGGTGCCGGCGCGCTGCACAACGTGCTGGCCAAGCTGGTCTCGCCGGAGTTCGCCGCGGACTGGGGTGCCGCGATCGCGGGACCGACCGTCGAGGAGACCGTCAAGGTGCTCGGCGTCTTCGCGATCGTGCTGGTCGCGGCCGCGCAGGTGAACAGCCCGCTGGACGGCGCGGTCTACGGCGCGATGGTCGGGCTCGGCTTCCAGGTCGCGGAGGACGTGGTCTTCGCGGTCAACGCGGTCGCGGTGGAGGGCCAGGGCGACCGTGTCTCGCCGGTCGTGATCACGTTCTTCCTGCGCGGCTTCCTGGCCGGGCTGTGGAGCCACACGCTGTTCGGCGCGCTCGCCGGCGTCGGCGTCGGCTATCTGGTGGTGCGCACGGACCGGCGGCTGACGCGCCGGGCCGGCATCGCGCTGCTCGCGTTCGCCGGCTCCTGGGCCTGCCACTTCCTGTGGAACACGCCGATACTTCTGGACGGGCCGGTGGAGGGCGCGCTCGGCGTGCTGCTGATCCTGGTGATCAAGGGCATCCCACCGCTGCTGCTGATCGCGTACGTGGTGCGCGCCGCCCACGGCCGCGAGGCCGACTACTACGTGTCGCTGCTGGCCGATCTGGGCGACCCGGAGATCGCCACCGAGGCGGAGCTGCGCGCGCTCGGCTCCGGCACACGGCGGGCGGCCGCGCGCGGCTACGCCTTCGGCCGGGCCGGCATCCGGGGACGACGCGTGGTGCGCCGCCTGCAGCAAGCACAGGCTCACCTGGCGGTGTCACTCAGCCGGGCGAACGGCGACGACTCGCTCGGCCGGACTGGCGACGGTTCGCTCGGCCCTCCGGGCGGGGGCGAGACCGCGGACGTGATGCGCTGGAAGCGGGAGGTGCGCGCACAGCGGGCGCGGCTGAAGCGGCTGGGCCACCCGGAGGCGAGGGCGCCGGAGGAACGCGGCGGCACCGTCCGCGGCGTCTTCACCGCGGCCGGCGCGGTCGGCATGCTCATGATGATCGTCTGGGCGGCCATCTCCGCCCTCGGCGGACGCTGA
- a CDS encoding Glu/Leu/Phe/Val family dehydrogenase, producing MSFFANVDDQGLTGHEQVVFYQDRQSGLKAVIGIYSTALGPALGGTRFFPYPDEESAVEDVLNLSRAMAYKNALAGLDLGGGKAVIWGDPEQLKSEALLRAYGRFIESLSGRYYTACDVGTYVPDMDVIARETRYVTGRSVEHGGAGDSSVLTAWGVFQGMRAAAEHVWGSPSLSGRRIGVAGLGKVGKYLVGHLIEDGASVVATDVSEASRAWARSTYPQIDLVDDTDALITSDIDVYAPCALGGALNDDSVPRLRAKVVVGAANNQLAHPGVEKLLEERGILYAPDYLVNAGGVIQVADEIEGFNFERAKLRASRIYDTTKKILRLAESDGVPPAVAADRLAERRMAEVGRLRGILLPRRAF from the coding sequence ATGTCCTTCTTCGCCAACGTCGACGACCAGGGACTGACCGGCCACGAGCAGGTCGTCTTCTACCAGGACAGGCAGTCCGGGCTCAAGGCCGTCATCGGCATCTACTCGACCGCGCTGGGCCCCGCGCTCGGCGGCACCCGCTTCTTCCCCTATCCGGACGAGGAGTCCGCGGTCGAGGATGTGCTCAACCTCTCACGGGCGATGGCGTACAAGAACGCGCTCGCCGGTCTGGACCTCGGCGGTGGCAAGGCCGTCATCTGGGGCGACCCGGAGCAGTTGAAGAGCGAGGCGCTGCTTCGCGCGTACGGCCGGTTCATCGAGTCGCTGAGCGGTCGCTACTACACGGCGTGCGACGTCGGGACCTACGTGCCGGACATGGACGTGATCGCACGCGAGACGCGGTACGTGACCGGGCGCAGCGTCGAGCACGGCGGCGCGGGCGACTCGTCCGTCCTCACCGCGTGGGGCGTCTTCCAGGGCATGCGCGCGGCGGCCGAGCACGTCTGGGGCAGCCCGTCGCTGTCCGGGCGCCGGATCGGGGTCGCCGGGCTCGGGAAGGTCGGCAAGTATCTCGTCGGGCATCTGATCGAGGACGGCGCGTCGGTGGTCGCCACGGACGTCAGCGAGGCCTCCCGGGCGTGGGCGCGGTCCACGTACCCGCAGATCGACCTGGTCGACGACACGGACGCGCTGATCACGTCCGACATCGACGTCTACGCGCCGTGCGCGCTGGGCGGCGCGCTGAACGACGACTCGGTGCCGCGGCTGCGCGCGAAGGTGGTGGTCGGCGCCGCGAACAACCAGCTGGCCCACCCGGGCGTGGAGAAGCTGCTGGAGGAGCGCGGCATCCTGTACGCACCGGACTACCTCGTGAACGCGGGCGGCGTGATCCAGGTCGCGGACGAGATCGAGGGCTTCAACTTCGAGCGCGCGAAGCTCCGGGCGAGCAGGATCTACGACACCACGAAGAAGATCCTCCGGCTCGCGGAGTCGGACGGCGTGCCGCCGGCGGTGGCCGCGGACCGGCTGGCCGAGCGCAGAATGGCCGAAGTCGGGCGGCTTCGGGGGATTCTTCTGCCGCGCCGGGCCTTTTAG
- the amcB gene encoding cyclophane-forming radical SAM peptide maturase AmcB, whose protein sequence is MRGIATVPAYVVMQPTTLCNLDCSYCYLPFRAIDKRMPVAVAEAVAEPVNAWARETRFSVVWHGGEPLAAGRDALAALMAPFGPEVEHHVQTNATLIDDAWCEFFTAHDMRVSVSVDGPRERNGERVTRGGRPAYDRIARGVETLRRHGIPYSALCVVGEPHPGLATELYDYFLALGCDVLGINVEEQEGVNKRDNGFPAEAVTAFWAELCAAWRRDPRIHLREIELSLRYAAAVLDGTAGALLPRELDPIPTIAHDGSVVLLSPELAGFSDPRYGDFVSGNVLERGLDHILADATSTPWIGEFLAGVEACRDRCPYFEFCGGAHAANRYFEHGRFDGTETNHCRNSKIRLLEGVLHHARDHQRSAAG, encoded by the coding sequence ATGCGCGGCATCGCCACCGTCCCGGCATATGTGGTGATGCAGCCGACGACTCTCTGCAATCTCGACTGCAGCTACTGCTACCTGCCGTTTCGCGCGATCGACAAGCGGATGCCGGTCGCGGTCGCGGAGGCGGTGGCCGAGCCGGTCAACGCGTGGGCGCGGGAGACCCGCTTCTCCGTCGTCTGGCACGGCGGTGAGCCGCTCGCGGCCGGGCGGGACGCGCTGGCCGCGCTGATGGCGCCGTTCGGGCCCGAGGTCGAGCACCACGTGCAGACGAACGCGACGCTGATCGACGACGCCTGGTGCGAGTTCTTCACGGCGCACGACATGCGGGTCAGCGTGAGCGTGGACGGGCCGCGCGAGCGCAACGGCGAGCGGGTCACCCGGGGCGGCCGCCCGGCGTATGACCGGATCGCCCGTGGCGTCGAGACGCTGCGCCGGCACGGCATCCCCTATTCGGCGCTCTGCGTGGTCGGTGAGCCGCACCCCGGGCTGGCCACCGAGCTCTACGACTACTTCCTCGCCCTCGGCTGCGACGTGCTCGGCATCAACGTCGAGGAGCAGGAGGGCGTGAACAAGCGGGACAACGGCTTCCCGGCCGAGGCCGTCACCGCGTTCTGGGCGGAGCTGTGCGCGGCCTGGCGCCGGGACCCGCGCATCCACCTGCGGGAGATCGAGCTGTCCCTGCGGTACGCCGCGGCGGTGCTGGACGGCACCGCGGGCGCGCTGCTGCCGCGCGAGCTGGACCCGATCCCCACGATCGCGCACGACGGCTCGGTGGTGCTGCTCTCGCCGGAGCTGGCGGGCTTCTCCGATCCGCGGTACGGCGACTTCGTCAGCGGCAACGTGCTCGAGCGCGGGCTCGACCACATCCTTGCGGACGCGACGTCGACCCCGTGGATCGGTGAGTTTCTCGCGGGCGTGGAGGCGTGCCGTGACCGGTGTCCGTACTTCGAGTTCTGCGGTGGCGCGCACGCGGCCAACCGATACTTCGAGCACGGGCGTTTCGATGGTACGGAGACGAACCACTGCCGCAACAGCAAGATCCGCCTACTGGAGGGAGTGCTGCACCATGCCCGAGATCACCAACGCTCGGCAGCCGGATGA
- a CDS encoding DUF3073 domain-containing protein: MGRGRAKAKQTKVARELKYHSPNTDLAALQRELTGGSRSEHDFDDEHNERLDDDDEDDTVDDDTDSWSSPRRRS, encoded by the coding sequence ATGGGGCGCGGCCGAGCCAAGGCCAAGCAGACGAAGGTGGCGCGGGAGTTGAAGTATCACTCCCCGAACACCGACCTCGCCGCCTTGCAGCGGGAGCTTACCGGCGGTTCGAGGTCGGAACACGACTTCGACGACGAGCACAATGAACGCCTCGACGATGACGACGAGGACGACACCGTCGACGACGACACGGATTCGTGGTCGTCGCCGCGGCGCCGCTCCTGA